Proteins from a single region of Phycisphaeraceae bacterium D3-23:
- a CDS encoding RNA polymerase sigma factor — protein MPGPPHNDPRDDQQLVAAINRGDADAFESLYYRHQEYALKLAMRFCGERSLALDAVQDSFIYVYKKFPGFTLTAKFTTFLYPVVKHNALTAKKKARRTQGQPTGDGGDPLDRRADTRAPDPARDHADAPGHGVAQLVASLPEAQREVLMLRFVDGLALDEIAQALDIPLGTVKTRIHHAVRKLRDDPATKSFFDI, from the coding sequence ATGCCCGGACCGCCGCACAACGACCCGCGTGACGACCAGCAGCTGGTCGCCGCGATCAACCGGGGCGATGCGGATGCGTTTGAATCGCTCTACTACCGGCACCAGGAATACGCACTCAAACTCGCGATGCGGTTCTGTGGCGAACGGTCACTCGCGCTCGACGCCGTGCAGGACAGCTTCATCTATGTCTACAAGAAGTTCCCCGGCTTCACGCTCACCGCGAAGTTCACGACCTTCCTTTACCCCGTCGTCAAACACAACGCGCTGACCGCGAAGAAGAAGGCCCGCCGGACCCAGGGCCAGCCCACCGGCGACGGCGGCGACCCGCTCGACCGCCGGGCGGACACCCGCGCGCCCGACCCCGCGCGGGACCACGCCGATGCCCCGGGGCACGGCGTCGCCCAGCTCGTCGCGTCGCTGCCCGAGGCGCAGCGCGAGGTGCTCATGCTCCGCTTTGTCGACGGGCTGGCGCTCGACGAGATCGCGCAGGCCCTCGATATCCCGCTGGGCACCGTCAAGACCCGCATCCATCACGCCGTGCGCAAGCTCCGCGACGACCCGGCCACGAAAAGTTTTTTCGACATATAG
- a CDS encoding dockerin type I domain-containing protein yields MNPHEPHEPDTLPPGLIDALRGCDAGPIAPSDAHDDALLAGVRDHLAGLAIQQHERRGRSRYVLAFLGAGGAVAAAAAVTFAVWINTNPSPADMGPVAQQEADTHNSRRPTDAGPVDPGATDEAVPPPDTHARPGRVPGDVPGSIPGALAGDLDLSGTIDILDAFALARAIEDDDPAARSRASDFNRDGKVDLQDADWLATQAVSLRRDGGRG; encoded by the coding sequence ATGAACCCACACGAACCCCACGAACCCGACACCCTGCCGCCCGGGCTGATCGACGCCCTGCGCGGCTGCGATGCCGGCCCGATCGCCCCCTCGGACGCACACGACGACGCGCTGCTGGCCGGCGTGCGCGACCACCTCGCGGGGCTGGCGATCCAGCAGCACGAGCGGCGCGGCCGATCGCGCTACGTCCTCGCCTTCCTCGGTGCCGGGGGCGCGGTCGCCGCCGCTGCGGCCGTGACGTTCGCGGTGTGGATCAACACAAACCCCTCGCCCGCCGATATGGGCCCGGTCGCGCAACAGGAAGCCGACACCCACAACAGCCGGCGGCCGACGGACGCCGGACCCGTCGACCCGGGGGCGACCGACGAAGCCGTGCCCCCCCCCGATACCCACGCCCGACCCGGCCGTGTTCCCGGTGATGTTCCGGGGAGTATTCCGGGGGCGCTCGCGGGCGACCTGGACCTGTCGGGCACGATCGACATCCTCGACGCCTTCGCGCTGGCCCGCGCGATTGAGGACGACGACCCCGCCGCGCGCTCCCGCGCCAGCGACTTCAACCGCGACGGCAAGGTCGATCTCCAAGACGCCGACTGGCTCGCGACCCAGGCCGTGTCCCTTCGCCGTGACGGGGGGCGGGGATGA